Proteins co-encoded in one Dasypus novemcinctus isolate mDasNov1 chromosome 6, mDasNov1.1.hap2, whole genome shotgun sequence genomic window:
- the C6H10orf62 gene encoding uncharacterized protein C10orf62 homolog, with protein sequence MLWIQKKRRKSVTEGVDKFESARSCNLKNEDWIKSHFSRLSDEKLEPNSSAAATPPVDRNGEASTTIHMETFTTRHGEDGTALHRESFTSRQRTSGSSVIKETHKESGKSSSTDDATWAAVAACTKEINSKGRQLANSMLQRATSYQHSGHVETKDINQEELKALEEVEMKLKGNILIQRENNIAGANHTHTFQGHGQHNRQGHQAHPGHPAHQGHQGHPGNPTHQGHQDYPGHLSHQSHSLPSRSHQICDPFETT encoded by the coding sequence ATGCTGTGgattcagaagaagagaaggaagtcaGTTACTGAGGGTGTAGACAAGTTTGAGTCAGCAAGATCCTGCAATCTAAAGAATGAGGACTGGATCAAATCTCACTTTAGCCGCCTTTCTGATGAAAAGCTGGAGCCCAACAGCAGTGCAGCTGCCACTCCTCCAGTTGACAGGAATGGAGAGGCAAGCACCACGATTCACATGGAGACCTTCACTACAAGGCATGGAGAAGATGGCACAGCTCTTCACCGGGAATCCTTCACCAGCAGGCAGAGGACATCTGGGTCCTCAGTGATCAAAGAGACCCACAAAGAGTCGGGGAAATCGTCCTCCACGGATGATGCCACCTGGGCTGCAGTGGCTGCCTGTACCAAGGAGATCAACAGCAAGGGACGGCAGCTGGCTAATTCCATGCTGCAGCGTGCCACGTCTTACCAGCACTCAGGCCACGTGGAGACCAAAGACATCAACCAGGAGGAGTTGAAGGCCCTTGAGGAGGTAGAGATGAAGCTGAAAGGGAATATCCTCATCCAGCGGGAAAACAACATAGCTGGTGCCAATCACACTCACACTTTCCAGGGCCATGGTCAGCACAACCGCCAGGGCCACCAGGCCCATCCAGGCCACCCAGCCCACCAGGGCCACCAAGGCCATCCAGGCAACCCGACCCACCAGGGCCACCAGGATTACCCTGGTCACCTGAGCCACCAGAGCCACAGCCTGCCCAGCCGCAGCCACCAGATCTGCGACCCCTTTGAAACCACCTAA
- the UBTD1 gene encoding ubiquitin domain-containing protein 1, protein MGNCVGRQRRERPAAPGHPRKRAGRNEPLKKERLKWKSDYPMTDGQLRSKRDEFWDTAPAFEGRKEIWDALKAAAYAAEANDHELAQAILDGASITLPHGTLCECYDELGNRYQLPIYCLSPPVNLLLERTEEEMVEPPEPTPSVRREFPLKVRLSTGKDVRLSASLADTVGQLKRQLHSQEGFEPSWQRWFFSGKLLTDRTRLQETKIQKDFVIQVIINQPPPPQD, encoded by the exons gacgcaacgaGCCTCTGAAGAAGGAGCGGCTGAAGTGGAAGAGTGACTACCCTATGACTGATGGGCAGCTGCGGAGCAAACGGGATGAGTTTTGGGACACGGCACCTGCCTTCGAGGGCCGCAAGGAGATCTGGGATGCCCTTAAGGCTGCGGCTTATGCGGCCGAGGCCAATGACCACGAGCTGGCTCAGGCCATCCTGGACGGAGCCAGTATCACCCTGCCTCATG GCACCCTCTGTGAGTGCTATGACGAGCTGGGCAATCGTTACCAGCTGCCCATCTACTGCCTGTCGCCGCCCGTGAACCTGCTGCTGGAGCGCACGGAGGAGGAGATGGTGGAACCCCCCGAGCCCACCCCCAGTGTGCGCCGCGAGTTCCCGCTGAAAGTGCGCCTCTCCACGGGCAAGGACGTGAGGCTCAGCGCCAGCCTGGCTGACACAGTGGGGCAGCTCAAGAGGCAGCTGCACTCCCAAGAGGGCTTTGAGCCATCCTGGCAACGATGGTTCTTCTCGGGAAAGCTGCTCACAGACCGTACACGGCTCCAGGAAACCAAGATCCAGAAAGATTTTGTCATCCAGGTCATCATCAACCAGCCCCCACCACCCCAGGACTGA
- the ANKRD2 gene encoding LOW QUALITY PROTEIN: ankyrin repeat domain-containing protein 2 (The sequence of the model RefSeq protein was modified relative to this genomic sequence to represent the inferred CDS: deleted 1 base in 1 codon), with product MAKAPGWVGVGAPAYKAPEALWPAEAVGDGTMAGSEAVQRATALIEQRLAQEEENEKLRGAASQKLPTDVQALEAEKDQGTQNLTLQKVKGQERVRKTSLDLRREIISVGGIQNLIKLRKKRKQKKREALAAAQEPPSEPEEITGPVEEETFLKAAVEGKVKVIEKFLADGGSADTCDEFRRTALHRASLEGHMEILEKLLESGATVDFQDRLDSTAIHWACRGGHLEVVKLLQSRGADANVRDKLLSTPLHVAVRTGHVEIVEHFLSQGLDINARDREGDSALHDAVRLNRYKIIKLLLLHGADMMTKNLAGKTPTDLVQLWQADTRHALEHPEPGPEQNGLGNPAESGRETPQPVPAQ from the exons ATGGCAAAGGCGCctggctgggtgggggtgggtgctCCGGCCTATAAAGCCCCCGAGGCCCTGTGGCCTGCAGAAGCG GTTGGGGACGGCACCATGGCGGGCTCCGAGGCGGTGCAGAGGGCCACGGCGCTCATCGAGCAGCGGCTGGCACAGGAGGAGGAGAACGAG AAACTCCGAGGGGCCGCCTCGCAGAAGCTGCCCACAGATGTGCAGGCGTTAGAGGCTGAGAAGGACCAGGGGACGCAGAATCTGACTTTACAGAAGGTTAAG GGCCAGGAACGCGTGCGCAAGACGTCGCTGGACCTGCGGCGGGAGATCATCAGTGTGGGCGGGATCCAGAACCTCATTAAGCTGCGGAAGAAACGGAAGCAGAAGAAGCGAGAAGCCCTAGCCGCCGCCCAGGAGCCGCCCTCAGAGCCAGAGGAGATT ACTGGCCCTGTGGAGGAGGAGACATTCCTGAAAGCAGCAGTGGAGGGGAAAGTGAAGGTCATTGAGAAGTTCCTGGCCGACGGGGGTTCAGCAGATACCTGCGATGAG TTCCGACGGACAGCACTGCACCGAGCCTCCCTGGAGGGCCACATGGAGATCCTGGAGAAACTTCTGGAGAGTGGAGCCACTGTGGACTTCCAGGACCGG CTGGACAGCACAGCCATACATTGGGCCTGCCGTGGGGGCCACTTGGAAGTGGTGAAACTTCTGCAAAGCCGAGGAGCGGATGCCAATGTGAGGGATAAG CTGCTGAGCACCCCCCTGCACGTGGCAGTCCGGACAGGGCATGTGGAGATTGTAGAGCACTTTCTATCCCAGGGCCTGGACATCAATGCCAGAGACAGA GAAGGGGACAGTGCCCTGCACGATGCTGTGAGGCTCAACCGCTACAAAATCATCAAACTGCTGCTCCTGCACGGGGCTGACATGATGACCAAGAACCTG GCAGGAAAGACTCCTACGGACCTGGTGCAGCTGTGGCAGGCTGACACCCGGCATGCCCTGGAACACCCTGAGCCAGGGCCAGAGCAGAACGGGCTGGGGAATCCTGCTGAGAGTGGGCGCGAGACCCCCCAGCCTGTGCCAGCCCAGTAG